The Carassius gibelio isolate Cgi1373 ecotype wild population from Czech Republic chromosome B9, carGib1.2-hapl.c, whole genome shotgun sequence genome includes a region encoding these proteins:
- the ddx3xa gene encoding DEAD-box helicase 3 X-linked a isoform X16 → MSHVVVDGSHGLEQQLAVLDLNPADGQCPGSGRRYIPPHLRNKEASKNGNAYSSGRQSGYSVAPVQSFSPKQYPQSWHPEGNQRHRHNFPTGWNDFRTGSQRYPHQELSFYHTDTSGWPDRCDSPGWDGGRSNGFVNGYHDGRMNGTANFSHGLPRNDRGGRGGFRGNRNGGSFNQPMNNAGYGSYENKDGGWNSVVNRDAYTSFGGRSDRGKSAFFNDRGAGSRGRYERGGFGGGTGGNSRWVEESRDEEDWSKPLSPNERLEQELFSGGNTGINFEKYDDIPVEATGTNSPGHIESFHDVDMGEIIMSNISLTRYTRPTPVQKYAIPIIKAKRDLMACAQTGSGKTAAFLLPVLSQIYTDGPGEALQATKASTQENGKYFRRKQYPISLVLAPTRELALQIYDEARKFSYRSRVRPCVVYGGADIGQQIRDLERGCHLLVATPGRLVDMMERGKIGLDYCKYLVLDEADRMLDMGFEPQIRRIVEQDTMPPKGARQTMMFSATFPKEIQILARDFLEEYIFLAVGRVGSTSENITQKVVWVEENDKRSFLLDLLNATGKDSLTLVFVETKKGADALEDFLYREGYACTSIHGDRSQRDREEALHQFRSGRCPIMVATAVAARGLDISNVKHVINFDLPSDIEEYVHRIGRTGRVGNLGLATSFFNDKNSNITKDLLDILVEAKQEVPSWLENLAYEHQHKSTNRGRPKRFSGGFGARDYRQMAGGSNTFGNRGARNTGGHGGNRGFGGNKGGFGSFGGDSYGGNYGNYGGSYAQVDWWGN, encoded by the exons ATGAGTCATGTGGTCGTCGACGGTTCACACGGTCTAGAACAGCAG cTTGCTGTCTTAGACTTGAACCCAGCTGATGGACAGTGTCCTGGCTCTGGTC gGCGTTACATTCCTCCTCATTTGAGAAACAAAGAAGCATCAAAAAATG GAAATGCTTATTCCTCTGGTAGACAGAGCGGTTATTCAGTGGCACCCGTACAGAGCT TTTCTCCCAAACAGTATCCTCAGAGTTGGCACCCTGAGGGAAACCAAAGACATAGGCATAACTTTCCAACTGGATGGAATGACTTTAGGACCG GTTCCCAGAGATATCCACACCAGGAGCTCTCATTTTATCACACCGACACTAGTGGCTGGCCAGACAGATGTG ATTCTCCAGGATGGGACGGCGGTCGCAGCAATGGTTTTGTCAATGGGTACCATGACGGTCGTATGAATGGGACTGCTAACTTCAGCCATGGACTTCCTCGTAATGACAGAGGTGGACGTGGTGGCTTTCGTGGAAATAGGAACGGTGGTTCTTTCAACCAGCCAATGAATAATGCAG GTTATGGCAGTTATGAGAACAAAGATGGAGGCTGGAACTCTGTGGTAAACCGAGATGCCTACACTAGCTTTGGTGGGCGTTCAGACAGAGGGAAGTCTGCCTTCTTCAATGATAGAGGAGCTGGCTCAAGAGGAAG GTATGAGCGTGGAGGCTTTGGTGGAGGAACAGGAGGGAACAGTCGTTGGGTTGAAGAATCCAGAGATGAAGAGGACTGGTCAAAGCCACTGTCCCCCAATGAGCGTCTGGAACA GGAGCTGTTCTCTGGAGGCAACACGGGGATTAACTTTGAGAAGTATGATGACATTCCTGTGGAGGCCACTGGAACAAACAGTCCTGGGCATATTGAGAGT TTCCATGATGTGGACATGGGCGAGATCATTATGAGCAACATCAGTCTGACCCGCTACACACGGCCTACTCCTGTTCAAAAGTATGCAATCCCCATCATCAAGGCCAAGAGGGACCTTATGGCCTGTGCTCAAACAG GCTCGGGGAAGACTGCAGCCTTCTTGCTTCCTGTGCTTAGTCAGATCTACACTGATGGACCTGGAGAGGCACTGCAGGCCACCAAAGCCAGCACCCAG GAGAATGGGAAGTACTTCCGTCGTAAGCAGTATCCCATCTCTCTGGTTCTGGCTCCAACCAGAGAACTTGCTCTTCAGATTTATGATGAGGCCAGAAAG TTCTCTTACCGCTCCAGAGTGCGCCCGTGTGTGGTGTACGGAGGCGCAGATATAGGGCAGCAGATCCGTGATTTGGAAAGAGGCTGTCACCTGCTAGTGGCCACACCGGGTCGTCTGGTAGACATGATGGAGCGGGGCAAGATTGGCCTGGACTACTGCAA ATACCTGGTGTTGGACGAGGCAGACAGAATGCTGGATATGGGTTTTGAACCCCAGATCAGACGTATTGTGGAGCAGGACACCATGCCTCCTAAAGGTGCTCGCCAGACCATGATGTTCAGTGCCACCTTCCCAAAAGAGATCCAG attcTGGCTCGTGACTTTCTGGAGGAGTACATCTTCCTGGCTGTGGGCCGTGTGGGCTCCACCTCAGAGAATATCACCCAGAAGGTGGTTTGGGTTGAAGAAAATGACAAGCGCTCCTTCCTTCTTGACCTGCTCAATGCAACAG GCAAAGACTCTCTCACACTGGTGTTTGTGGAGACTAAGAAGGGTGCTGATGCTCTTGAGGACTTCCTCTACCGCGAAGGCTATGCCTGCACCAGTATCCATGGTGACCGGTCTCAGCGCGATCGTGAGGAGGCTCTCCACCAGTTCCGGTCTGGCCGCTGCCCTATCATGGTTGCCACCGCT GTGGCTGCACGTGGCCTTGACATCTCCAACGTGAAACACGTGATCAATTTTGACTTGCCTAGTGACATTGAGGAATATGTCCACCGCATCGGTCGTACAGGCCGTGTAGGAAACCTTG GACTGGCCACATCCTTCTTTAATGATAAGAACAGCAACATCACTAAAGATCTACTGGACATCTTGGTGGAGGCCAAACAGGAAGTGCCTTCCTGGCTTGAGAACCTAGCCTATGAGCACCAGCACAAGAGCACCAACCGTGGACGCCCCAAGAG ATTCTCTGGTGGCTTTGGGGCCAGGGATTACCGCCAGATGGCTGGGGGCAGCAACACTTTCGGCAATCGTGGTGCTCGCAACACCGGTGGCCATGGAGGAAACCGAGGTTTTGGAGGGAATAAGG GTGGTTTTGGGAGCTTCGGTGGTGACAGCTACGGGGGCAACTATGGAAACTATGGAGGAAGCTACGCCCAGGTGGACTGGTGGGGCAACTAA
- the ddx3xa gene encoding DEAD-box helicase 3 X-linked a isoform X17 produces MSHVVVDGSHGLEQQLAVLDLNPADGQCPGSGRRYIPPHLRNKEASKNGNAYSSGRQSGYSVAPVQSYSPGWDGGRSNGFVNGYHDGRMNGTANFSHGLPRNDRGGRGGFRGNRNGGSFNQPMNNAGYGSYENKDGGWNSVVNRDAYTSFGGRSDRGKSAFFNDRGAGSRGRYERGGFGGGTGGNSRWVEESRDEEDWSKPLSPNERLEQELFSGGNTGINFEKYDDIPVEATGTNSPGHIESFHDVDMGEIIMSNISLTRYTRPTPVQKYAIPIIKAKRDLMACAQTGSGKTAAFLLPVLSQIYTDGPGEALQATKASTQENGKYFRRKQYPISLVLAPTRELALQIYDEARKFSYRSRVRPCVVYGGADIGQQIRDLERGCHLLVATPGRLVDMMERGKIGLDYCKYLVLDEADRMLDMGFEPQIRRIVEQDTMPPKGARQTMMFSATFPKEIQILARDFLEEYIFLAVGRVGSTSENITQKVVWVEENDKRSFLLDLLNATGKDSLTLVFVETKKGADALEDFLYREGYACTSIHGDRSQRDREEALHQFRSGRCPIMVATAVAARGLDISNVKHVINFDLPSDIEEYVHRIGRTGRVGNLGLATSFFNDKNSNITKDLLDILVEAKQEVPSWLENLAYEHQHKSTNRGRPKRFSGGFGARDYRQMAGGSNTFGNRGARNTGGHGGNRGFGGNKGGFGSFGGDSYGGNYGNYGGSYAQVDWWGN; encoded by the exons ATGAGTCATGTGGTCGTCGACGGTTCACACGGTCTAGAACAGCAG cTTGCTGTCTTAGACTTGAACCCAGCTGATGGACAGTGTCCTGGCTCTGGTC gGCGTTACATTCCTCCTCATTTGAGAAACAAAGAAGCATCAAAAAATG GAAATGCTTATTCCTCTGGTAGACAGAGCGGTTATTCAGTGGCACCCGTACAGAGCT ATTCTCCAGGATGGGACGGCGGTCGCAGCAATGGTTTTGTCAATGGGTACCATGACGGTCGTATGAATGGGACTGCTAACTTCAGCCATGGACTTCCTCGTAATGACAGAGGTGGACGTGGTGGCTTTCGTGGAAATAGGAACGGTGGTTCTTTCAACCAGCCAATGAATAATGCAG GTTATGGCAGTTATGAGAACAAAGATGGAGGCTGGAACTCTGTGGTAAACCGAGATGCCTACACTAGCTTTGGTGGGCGTTCAGACAGAGGGAAGTCTGCCTTCTTCAATGATAGAGGAGCTGGCTCAAGAGGAAG GTATGAGCGTGGAGGCTTTGGTGGAGGAACAGGAGGGAACAGTCGTTGGGTTGAAGAATCCAGAGATGAAGAGGACTGGTCAAAGCCACTGTCCCCCAATGAGCGTCTGGAACA GGAGCTGTTCTCTGGAGGCAACACGGGGATTAACTTTGAGAAGTATGATGACATTCCTGTGGAGGCCACTGGAACAAACAGTCCTGGGCATATTGAGAGT TTCCATGATGTGGACATGGGCGAGATCATTATGAGCAACATCAGTCTGACCCGCTACACACGGCCTACTCCTGTTCAAAAGTATGCAATCCCCATCATCAAGGCCAAGAGGGACCTTATGGCCTGTGCTCAAACAG GCTCGGGGAAGACTGCAGCCTTCTTGCTTCCTGTGCTTAGTCAGATCTACACTGATGGACCTGGAGAGGCACTGCAGGCCACCAAAGCCAGCACCCAG GAGAATGGGAAGTACTTCCGTCGTAAGCAGTATCCCATCTCTCTGGTTCTGGCTCCAACCAGAGAACTTGCTCTTCAGATTTATGATGAGGCCAGAAAG TTCTCTTACCGCTCCAGAGTGCGCCCGTGTGTGGTGTACGGAGGCGCAGATATAGGGCAGCAGATCCGTGATTTGGAAAGAGGCTGTCACCTGCTAGTGGCCACACCGGGTCGTCTGGTAGACATGATGGAGCGGGGCAAGATTGGCCTGGACTACTGCAA ATACCTGGTGTTGGACGAGGCAGACAGAATGCTGGATATGGGTTTTGAACCCCAGATCAGACGTATTGTGGAGCAGGACACCATGCCTCCTAAAGGTGCTCGCCAGACCATGATGTTCAGTGCCACCTTCCCAAAAGAGATCCAG attcTGGCTCGTGACTTTCTGGAGGAGTACATCTTCCTGGCTGTGGGCCGTGTGGGCTCCACCTCAGAGAATATCACCCAGAAGGTGGTTTGGGTTGAAGAAAATGACAAGCGCTCCTTCCTTCTTGACCTGCTCAATGCAACAG GCAAAGACTCTCTCACACTGGTGTTTGTGGAGACTAAGAAGGGTGCTGATGCTCTTGAGGACTTCCTCTACCGCGAAGGCTATGCCTGCACCAGTATCCATGGTGACCGGTCTCAGCGCGATCGTGAGGAGGCTCTCCACCAGTTCCGGTCTGGCCGCTGCCCTATCATGGTTGCCACCGCT GTGGCTGCACGTGGCCTTGACATCTCCAACGTGAAACACGTGATCAATTTTGACTTGCCTAGTGACATTGAGGAATATGTCCACCGCATCGGTCGTACAGGCCGTGTAGGAAACCTTG GACTGGCCACATCCTTCTTTAATGATAAGAACAGCAACATCACTAAAGATCTACTGGACATCTTGGTGGAGGCCAAACAGGAAGTGCCTTCCTGGCTTGAGAACCTAGCCTATGAGCACCAGCACAAGAGCACCAACCGTGGACGCCCCAAGAG ATTCTCTGGTGGCTTTGGGGCCAGGGATTACCGCCAGATGGCTGGGGGCAGCAACACTTTCGGCAATCGTGGTGCTCGCAACACCGGTGGCCATGGAGGAAACCGAGGTTTTGGAGGGAATAAGG GTGGTTTTGGGAGCTTCGGTGGTGACAGCTACGGGGGCAACTATGGAAACTATGGAGGAAGCTACGCCCAGGTGGACTGGTGGGGCAACTAA
- the ddx3xa gene encoding DEAD-box helicase 3 X-linked a isoform X12 → MSHVVVDGSHGLEQQLAVLDLNPADGQCPGSGRRYIPPHLRNKEASKNDSPGWDGGRSNGFVNGYHDGRMNGTANFSHGLPRNDRGGRGGFRGNRNGGSFNQPMNNAGYGSYENKDGGWNSVVNRDAYTSFGGRSDRGKSAFFNDRGAGSRGRYERGGFGGGTGGNSRWVEESRDEEDWSKPLSPNERLEQELFSGGNTGINFEKYDDIPVEATGTNSPGHIESFHDVDMGEIIMSNISLTRYTRPTPVQKYAIPIIKAKRDLMACAQTGSGKTAAFLLPVLSQIYTDGPGEALQATKASTQENGKYFRRKQYPISLVLAPTRELALQIYDEARKFSYRSRVRPCVVYGGADIGQQIRDLERGCHLLVATPGRLVDMMERGKIGLDYCKYLVLDEADRMLDMGFEPQIRRIVEQDTMPPKGARQTMMFSATFPKEIQILARDFLEEYIFLAVGRVGSTSENITQKVVWVEENDKRSFLLDLLNATGKDSLTLVFVETKKGADALEDFLYREGYACTSIHGDRSQRDREEALHQFRSGRCPIMVATAVAARGLDISNVKHVINFDLPSDIEEYVHRIGRTGRVGNLGLATSFFNDKNSNITKDLLDILVEAKQEVPSWLENLAYEHQHKSTNRGRPKRFSGGFGARDYRQMAGGSNTFGNRGARNTGGHGGNRGFGGNKGGFGSFGGDSYGGNYGNYGGSYAQVDWWGN, encoded by the exons ATGAGTCATGTGGTCGTCGACGGTTCACACGGTCTAGAACAGCAG cTTGCTGTCTTAGACTTGAACCCAGCTGATGGACAGTGTCCTGGCTCTGGTC gGCGTTACATTCCTCCTCATTTGAGAAACAAAGAAGCATCAAAAAATG ATTCTCCAGGATGGGACGGCGGTCGCAGCAATGGTTTTGTCAATGGGTACCATGACGGTCGTATGAATGGGACTGCTAACTTCAGCCATGGACTTCCTCGTAATGACAGAGGTGGACGTGGTGGCTTTCGTGGAAATAGGAACGGTGGTTCTTTCAACCAGCCAATGAATAATGCAG GTTATGGCAGTTATGAGAACAAAGATGGAGGCTGGAACTCTGTGGTAAACCGAGATGCCTACACTAGCTTTGGTGGGCGTTCAGACAGAGGGAAGTCTGCCTTCTTCAATGATAGAGGAGCTGGCTCAAGAGGAAG GTATGAGCGTGGAGGCTTTGGTGGAGGAACAGGAGGGAACAGTCGTTGGGTTGAAGAATCCAGAGATGAAGAGGACTGGTCAAAGCCACTGTCCCCCAATGAGCGTCTGGAACA GGAGCTGTTCTCTGGAGGCAACACGGGGATTAACTTTGAGAAGTATGATGACATTCCTGTGGAGGCCACTGGAACAAACAGTCCTGGGCATATTGAGAGT TTCCATGATGTGGACATGGGCGAGATCATTATGAGCAACATCAGTCTGACCCGCTACACACGGCCTACTCCTGTTCAAAAGTATGCAATCCCCATCATCAAGGCCAAGAGGGACCTTATGGCCTGTGCTCAAACAG GCTCGGGGAAGACTGCAGCCTTCTTGCTTCCTGTGCTTAGTCAGATCTACACTGATGGACCTGGAGAGGCACTGCAGGCCACCAAAGCCAGCACCCAG GAGAATGGGAAGTACTTCCGTCGTAAGCAGTATCCCATCTCTCTGGTTCTGGCTCCAACCAGAGAACTTGCTCTTCAGATTTATGATGAGGCCAGAAAG TTCTCTTACCGCTCCAGAGTGCGCCCGTGTGTGGTGTACGGAGGCGCAGATATAGGGCAGCAGATCCGTGATTTGGAAAGAGGCTGTCACCTGCTAGTGGCCACACCGGGTCGTCTGGTAGACATGATGGAGCGGGGCAAGATTGGCCTGGACTACTGCAA ATACCTGGTGTTGGACGAGGCAGACAGAATGCTGGATATGGGTTTTGAACCCCAGATCAGACGTATTGTGGAGCAGGACACCATGCCTCCTAAAGGTGCTCGCCAGACCATGATGTTCAGTGCCACCTTCCCAAAAGAGATCCAG attcTGGCTCGTGACTTTCTGGAGGAGTACATCTTCCTGGCTGTGGGCCGTGTGGGCTCCACCTCAGAGAATATCACCCAGAAGGTGGTTTGGGTTGAAGAAAATGACAAGCGCTCCTTCCTTCTTGACCTGCTCAATGCAACAG GCAAAGACTCTCTCACACTGGTGTTTGTGGAGACTAAGAAGGGTGCTGATGCTCTTGAGGACTTCCTCTACCGCGAAGGCTATGCCTGCACCAGTATCCATGGTGACCGGTCTCAGCGCGATCGTGAGGAGGCTCTCCACCAGTTCCGGTCTGGCCGCTGCCCTATCATGGTTGCCACCGCT GTGGCTGCACGTGGCCTTGACATCTCCAACGTGAAACACGTGATCAATTTTGACTTGCCTAGTGACATTGAGGAATATGTCCACCGCATCGGTCGTACAGGCCGTGTAGGAAACCTTG GACTGGCCACATCCTTCTTTAATGATAAGAACAGCAACATCACTAAAGATCTACTGGACATCTTGGTGGAGGCCAAACAGGAAGTGCCTTCCTGGCTTGAGAACCTAGCCTATGAGCACCAGCACAAGAGCACCAACCGTGGACGCCCCAAGAG ATTCTCTGGTGGCTTTGGGGCCAGGGATTACCGCCAGATGGCTGGGGGCAGCAACACTTTCGGCAATCGTGGTGCTCGCAACACCGGTGGCCATGGAGGAAACCGAGGTTTTGGAGGGAATAAGG GTGGTTTTGGGAGCTTCGGTGGTGACAGCTACGGGGGCAACTATGGAAACTATGGAGGAAGCTACGCCCAGGTGGACTGGTGGGGCAACTAA
- the ddx3xa gene encoding DEAD-box helicase 3 X-linked a isoform X2, with the protein MSHVVVDGSHGLEQQLAVLDLNPADGQCPGSGRRYIPPHLRNKEASKNAGNAYSSGRQSGYSVAPVQSFSPKQYPQSWHPEGNQRHRHNFPTGWNDFRTGSQRYPHQELSFYHTDTSGWPDRCASPARTDSSVATDGNEDAASVISWADRCDSPGWDGGRSNGFVNGYHDGRMNGTANFSHGLPRNDRGGRGGFRGNRNGGSFNQPMNNAGYGSYENKDGGWNSVVNRDAYTSFGGRSDRGKSAFFNDRGAGSRGSRYERGGFGGGTGGNSRWVEESRDEEDWSKPLSPNERLEQELFSGGNTGINFEKYDDIPVEATGTNSPGHIESFHDVDMGEIIMSNISLTRYTRPTPVQKYAIPIIKAKRDLMACAQTGSGKTAAFLLPVLSQIYTDGPGEALQATKASTQENGKYFRRKQYPISLVLAPTRELALQIYDEARKFSYRSRVRPCVVYGGADIGQQIRDLERGCHLLVATPGRLVDMMERGKIGLDYCKYLVLDEADRMLDMGFEPQIRRIVEQDTMPPKGARQTMMFSATFPKEIQILARDFLEEYIFLAVGRVGSTSENITQKVVWVEENDKRSFLLDLLNATGKDSLTLVFVETKKGADALEDFLYREGYACTSIHGDRSQRDREEALHQFRSGRCPIMVATAVAARGLDISNVKHVINFDLPSDIEEYVHRIGRTGRVGNLGLATSFFNDKNSNITKDLLDILVEAKQEVPSWLENLAYEHQHKSTNRGRPKRFSGGFGARDYRQMAGGSNTFGNRGARNTGGHGGNRGFGGNKGGFGSFGGDSYGGNYGNYGGSYAQVDWWGN; encoded by the exons ATGAGTCATGTGGTCGTCGACGGTTCACACGGTCTAGAACAGCAG cTTGCTGTCTTAGACTTGAACCCAGCTGATGGACAGTGTCCTGGCTCTGGTC gGCGTTACATTCCTCCTCATTTGAGAAACAAAGAAGCATCAAAAAATG CAGGAAATGCTTATTCCTCTGGTAGACAGAGCGGTTATTCAGTGGCACCCGTACAGAGCT TTTCTCCCAAACAGTATCCTCAGAGTTGGCACCCTGAGGGAAACCAAAGACATAGGCATAACTTTCCAACTGGATGGAATGACTTTAGGACCG GTTCCCAGAGATATCCACACCAGGAGCTCTCATTTTATCACACCGACACTAGTGGCTGGCCAGACAGATGTG CCTCTCCTGCGCGTACCGACAGCAGTGTAGCCACCGACGGAAATGAGGACGCAGCCAGTGTTATCAGCTGGGCTGATCGCTGTG ATTCTCCAGGATGGGACGGCGGTCGCAGCAATGGTTTTGTCAATGGGTACCATGACGGTCGTATGAATGGGACTGCTAACTTCAGCCATGGACTTCCTCGTAATGACAGAGGTGGACGTGGTGGCTTTCGTGGAAATAGGAACGGTGGTTCTTTCAACCAGCCAATGAATAATGCAG GTTATGGCAGTTATGAGAACAAAGATGGAGGCTGGAACTCTGTGGTAAACCGAGATGCCTACACTAGCTTTGGTGGGCGTTCAGACAGAGGGAAGTCTGCCTTCTTCAATGATAGAGGAGCTGGCTCAAGAGGAAG CAGGTATGAGCGTGGAGGCTTTGGTGGAGGAACAGGAGGGAACAGTCGTTGGGTTGAAGAATCCAGAGATGAAGAGGACTGGTCAAAGCCACTGTCCCCCAATGAGCGTCTGGAACA GGAGCTGTTCTCTGGAGGCAACACGGGGATTAACTTTGAGAAGTATGATGACATTCCTGTGGAGGCCACTGGAACAAACAGTCCTGGGCATATTGAGAGT TTCCATGATGTGGACATGGGCGAGATCATTATGAGCAACATCAGTCTGACCCGCTACACACGGCCTACTCCTGTTCAAAAGTATGCAATCCCCATCATCAAGGCCAAGAGGGACCTTATGGCCTGTGCTCAAACAG GCTCGGGGAAGACTGCAGCCTTCTTGCTTCCTGTGCTTAGTCAGATCTACACTGATGGACCTGGAGAGGCACTGCAGGCCACCAAAGCCAGCACCCAG GAGAATGGGAAGTACTTCCGTCGTAAGCAGTATCCCATCTCTCTGGTTCTGGCTCCAACCAGAGAACTTGCTCTTCAGATTTATGATGAGGCCAGAAAG TTCTCTTACCGCTCCAGAGTGCGCCCGTGTGTGGTGTACGGAGGCGCAGATATAGGGCAGCAGATCCGTGATTTGGAAAGAGGCTGTCACCTGCTAGTGGCCACACCGGGTCGTCTGGTAGACATGATGGAGCGGGGCAAGATTGGCCTGGACTACTGCAA ATACCTGGTGTTGGACGAGGCAGACAGAATGCTGGATATGGGTTTTGAACCCCAGATCAGACGTATTGTGGAGCAGGACACCATGCCTCCTAAAGGTGCTCGCCAGACCATGATGTTCAGTGCCACCTTCCCAAAAGAGATCCAG attcTGGCTCGTGACTTTCTGGAGGAGTACATCTTCCTGGCTGTGGGCCGTGTGGGCTCCACCTCAGAGAATATCACCCAGAAGGTGGTTTGGGTTGAAGAAAATGACAAGCGCTCCTTCCTTCTTGACCTGCTCAATGCAACAG GCAAAGACTCTCTCACACTGGTGTTTGTGGAGACTAAGAAGGGTGCTGATGCTCTTGAGGACTTCCTCTACCGCGAAGGCTATGCCTGCACCAGTATCCATGGTGACCGGTCTCAGCGCGATCGTGAGGAGGCTCTCCACCAGTTCCGGTCTGGCCGCTGCCCTATCATGGTTGCCACCGCT GTGGCTGCACGTGGCCTTGACATCTCCAACGTGAAACACGTGATCAATTTTGACTTGCCTAGTGACATTGAGGAATATGTCCACCGCATCGGTCGTACAGGCCGTGTAGGAAACCTTG GACTGGCCACATCCTTCTTTAATGATAAGAACAGCAACATCACTAAAGATCTACTGGACATCTTGGTGGAGGCCAAACAGGAAGTGCCTTCCTGGCTTGAGAACCTAGCCTATGAGCACCAGCACAAGAGCACCAACCGTGGACGCCCCAAGAG ATTCTCTGGTGGCTTTGGGGCCAGGGATTACCGCCAGATGGCTGGGGGCAGCAACACTTTCGGCAATCGTGGTGCTCGCAACACCGGTGGCCATGGAGGAAACCGAGGTTTTGGAGGGAATAAGG GTGGTTTTGGGAGCTTCGGTGGTGACAGCTACGGGGGCAACTATGGAAACTATGGAGGAAGCTACGCCCAGGTGGACTGGTGGGGCAACTAA